In Deltaproteobacteria bacterium, the sequence CCGAGGTGGGCACCCGCGTTGCGCACGCCCGGGATCGCGAGGAGCTCGGGCATGACGCGCATCGTGGTGCGTCGCAGCGCCTCGACCGAGGTGCCCGGCTTCGCGATCCAGTGCATCAAGAAGTCCTGCTCGCGGAAGTCGGGCAGGAAGCCGCTGCCGAGCCGGGCCATGCCGAACCCACCCGCCACCAGCGCCACGAGGGCCCCCGCCAGGATGCCGCGACGGCGCCGCAGCATTGCGGCGCACAGTGCCTCGAACCGCGCCCGCGGAGCCGGGGCCCGCAGGCGAGCGCGCGGCAACAGCATCAGCGCGAGCGCTGGCGTCACCGTGAGCGCGACCAGCAGCGACGACCCGACCGCGAGCACATACGCCAGCGCGAGCGGGCGGAAGAACGCGCCCGCGAGGCCTGGCAGCAGGTACACCGGCAAGAACACCAGCACCACGATCACGCTCGCGAAGACCACCGCGCTGCGGACCTCGATCGAGGCCGACAGCACCACCGCGAACGCGGAGCGGGGCGTGGCGGCGCTGGCGTTCTCGCGCAGGCGGCGATGGATGTTCTCGACATCGATGATCGCGTCGTCGACCACCTCGCCGAGCGCGATCGACAGCCCCGCCAGCACCATCGTGTCGAGCGTCGAGCCGGCGTGGTGCAGCACGGCGAGGGCACCGAGCAGCGACAGCGGAATCGCCAGCACGCTGATGAGCGCAGTCCGCCACTCGAGCAACGCGAGGATCAACACCAGCACGACCAACGCACAACCGATGGCGAGCGCGACCTCGAGGTTGTCGACCGCGCGCTCGATGAAGCGCGCGGGTCGGAAGATGGTCGCATCCACGCGGACGTCACCGAGCGCGGGCGCCAACTCGGTCAGCGCCGCGTCGATCGCGTCGGTGATCGCGACCGTGTTGCCCCACGGCTGCTTCTCGACGATGAGCAACAGCCCGGACCCCGCGTCGATCACCGCGTCACCGACCAGCGGTGCGTGGCCCTCGACGACCTCGGCGACCTCGCCGAGTCGACGCACCCCGCCGCCGGCGATCGGCACCGGCGCATCGGCCAGCGTCTCGACGCCGTCGACTGCCGCAGGGTGACTCACGGCGAGCCGCTGGTTGGGCCCGTCGACGAAACCACCCGAGGCGGGATTGACCGCCGCCGTAGCTGCGGCGGTGACATCGGCGAGTCGCAGGCCCAACAATCGCAGGCGCTCCGGCGCGACCTCGATCTGCAGCTCTCGCCGGGCCTCGCCCCACACCGCCACGTTGGCGACGCCCGCGATCGCCATCAAGCGCGGCCGCAGGGTCCACCGCGCGAGGTCCGAGAGAGCGAGACGCGAGAGCGTCGGCGACGACAGCCCGATCTTCAGCACCCGCGAGGTGCTGCTGGTCGGCGACAGCACCACCGGCGCGCGCGCATGTGCGGGCAGGTTCGGCTGCGCCAGTGCGACCCGCTCTTGGACCAGCTGACGCGCGCGGAACAGATCGGTGCCGGGCTCGAACAGCACCAAGACCGACGACAGCCCCAGCACCGATTTCGAGCGCAGCGTGGCGACCAGGGGCGTCCCGCCGAGTGCGTCCTCGAGCGGTCGCGTCACCAACGTCTCGACCTCGACGCTCGACAGCCCCGGCGCTTCGGTCTGGATCTCGACCTTGGGCGGCGCGAACTCGGGGAACGCGTCGATCCGCGCGGTGCGAGCAGCATCGATGCCGACCAGCATCAACAACACCGCCAGCGCCGCCACCACCACGCGCTGCCGCAGGCACAACGACAGCAGCGCGCGCATCAGTGGGCCACCCCGAACTCGGTACCCAGCAGCTCGGCGGCCCCGACCGTGACGATGCACGTACCGAGCTCGGGCGAGCGGACCAACGCAAGCCGCTCACCGTCGGTCGCTGCCACCTCGACGCGTCGCCGCGCATAGCGATGCTCGCCGAGGCAGGCGTAGACCCACGTGCCACCATCGAAGTCCCGCACGAGCGCGCCCGTGGGCACGCTGGTCGCCGCGCGGGCCTGCTCGGGCAGCCACACCTGCAATCGTTCGCCCGGCGCGAGTCCGGCGGCCGCGGCTGGCAGCGCGTAGACCACATCGACGTCGCCGCTGTTCGGATCCGCGGACGGCGGCGCCGCAACCGGCTCGGCCTGCCAGCGATCGCCGTCGTCGAGCCGTGCGACCTCGATTGCGCGCGGGCGTCCGAGCCGCGCGCGCTCGGCCGCCGACATCGGCACGCGCAGCCACAACGACGAACTCGGGCCGACCTCGAACAACGGCGCACCCGCAGCGACGACCTGCCCCGGCGCGGCCCACTGCGCACGCACGATGCCCGCGATCGGGGTGACCACGCGCAGCGTCACGTCGGCGGACAGCGGTGCGCGACCCAGCGCACGCTCGCGGGCCTGCGCCGCGTCGTGCTCGGCCTGCGCCGCTTCGAGCTCGCCGCGGGCCTCCTCGAGCGCGCGCGCACTCGCGGCGCGATCCTTCATCAGCGACTCGAGCCGTGTGGCACGGGCCTGCGCGACGTCGAGGCGCGCCTGCGTGGTCGCGCTCTGGCGACGGGCCTGCGCCTTGACGTCGCGATCGACCGGTGCGAGCGGCACCAGCCGCAACGCGGTCGCACCGGCATCGATCGCACCGCCGGCGACGAGACGCACGTCGCCGTCGCGCAATGTGCCGGCGACCGGCGCGGCGACCGTCATGGTGGTGCCGGGCGGCGCGAGTACGATCCCGAACGACGCGCGCGTGGCCGTGGAGGCGGCCGCGGTCACGGTGGCGGTCTCGATGCCGAGCGCCGTCTCGGCCGCCGACGACAGCGTGACCACGGCGAGTTCGCCCTCGTGCACGCCGTGCCGGACGGTCGCAGCCGGCGGCGCCGCGACGACCGCGGCCGCAGGCGACGATGCGTCGCGACAGCCACACACGAACAGGCCCACGATCCACCACCGTCGCAACGATGTCATCGGCTCTCCTTGGTCGAGGGCGGGCTCGCACCGAGGCGGCGACCGACCGCGCGCTCGAGCTCGGCGTGGGCACGCCTCACGTCGGCGGCGAGCTCGATCATCCGCAGGCGCGTGGTCTCGAGCCGCTGCGCCGACAGCAGCACCGCCGCGTAGTCGCTCTCGCCCAGATCGTACTGCGCGGTCGCGGCCGCGAGATCGCGCGTGCGGGCCGCGACCACCTCGTCGTCGTAGAGCCGCCACGACCGCAGCGCGCCGTCCAGCTGCGTCCGTGCCTGGGTGACCTCCGCGTCCACGCGCTGGCGCAGCTCGACGACACGCCACCTCGCCGCCTCGAGCTGCGCGCGCGCCGGCCGACGCCGAGCTGGTTCTGCGACGCGATCGGCAGCTCGCCTTGCACGCCGCCCGTGAACGCCGGCCCGACGCCGTACCCGACGCCGGCGAGGTTCAGCACCGCGGCGCGCTCGAGGCCGACGCGCGCACCCGCGGTCTCGAGCGCGAGCTGGGCGGCACGCAGGTCGGGACGCGTGTCGCGAGCGCTCGCGGCCCACGCTTCGCCGGCGGACGACGCGTGCGCTGCGATCGTCGCCGGCGCCATCGCGCTGGGGTTTGCCGCACGCAGGGACACGCCGCCCAGCCGCGCCTCGAGCCGAGAGCCCGCGATCGCGACCTCGTCGCGGGCACGGGCGACCTCGTCGCTCGCGAGCCTGGCATCGGCCTCGGCGATCTCGGCCTCGGTCACCGGCACGTCGCCGCCGTTGGCCCGCGCGCGCACGATCGTCGCGATCGCGGCGAAGTCTGCGGCCAGCGAGCCGCGAACCGCCAGGCGGTCGTGGGCCAGCGCCCAGTCGGCGTGCGCCAGCTTGACGTCACGCGCGAGATCGACACCGATCTGCACCACCTGCGCCGCGACGACATCGAGGTTCGTCCGCGCCACCTTGATGCGTCGCGGCATCGTGACGAGGTTCTCGATCGGCCACGTCAGCAGCACGCTCAGCTGCTGCGGACCCGCGGGGAACAGCAGTCGCAGGGTCGGATTGGACGGTCGCTTGGCCGCTGCGAGCTCGGCCTCGGCCGCGTGCAGACGCGTGAGCTCGATGCGAAAGGTCGCGCTGTTCCACAGCGCGATCGCGACCGCCTCGTCGGCGCTCACACCATCGTCCAGCCGCACCTCGGCCGGCAGCGCCGGCGGGGCATCATCGCCGCGCTCGGTCGCGAAGCCGTGGCCGACGCGCTCGCGCAGCTCGCCCTCGACCAGCGCTTCGGGCTGCGCATGCCTGCAGCCCACGACCCCACCGAGCGTGCCCGACAGCAGCGGCACCGCCAGCGCGGTCGCGATGATCGATCGCACCGTGGCACCGTGGCCGCTTCGATGCGCTGGCGCAAGCCTCGGAGCCACGCGGTCGTTAGTGCGTCGTTCGAGTTGCGCCGCGTCGGGGTCCTGGACGGAGTTCGCGGCCTGCCCCGACGGCTGCGACCTGCAGACCGAAGCGTGGCTGGAGGACGGCCGTGACGCGGCATACTGGTACATGGAGCACTGGTGGGACGGCGACGGTTTCGACTACGCCGATGCACTGGCGGTGATGAGCACCGAGAGCGGCATCGCGGAGGCGACCGCCGCCGAGCAGCTCGGTGCGCTCGAAGGCTCGAAGTAGAACCGTCCCCCGCGACCACCGCGACGAAGGTGATTCCCCGGGCGCGGCGGCGATGCTAACCACCGGTCTCGATGTCCGAGCCCGACCTCCGCGCCATCCTCGAGCAGACCCGCACCATCGCCGTGCTCGGCGCCCATTGGGAGCCGCAGCGCGCCGCGTGCTACGTGCCGGAGTACCTCGCGAGCGTGGGCTATCGCGTGCTGCCGGTGAACCCGATCGGCGCGGGGCGCAGCGGCTTCGGGGCGCCGTTCGTGGGCTCGCTCGCCGAGCTCACCTGGGCGGTCGACATGGTCGACGTGTTCCGCCGCGCCGAGCTGCTGCCCGCGCACGAGGCCGAGATCCTCGCGATGACGCCGCGGCCCGCGGTGGTGTGGCTGCAGCTCGGCATCCGCAACGACGCGTTCGCCGACCGCCTGCGCACCGCCGGCATCACGGTGGTGCAGGATCGCTGCACGCTGGCCGAGCACCGACGCCTGGGGCTGCCGCCCCACGGCCGGGCGTAGCGCACCGCGACTTGCTACGCTCGTGCGCGCGGTGGCCCGCGGCGCGCATCCGGAGGATCCGGCCCTGTTCGGGGCCGCAGCGCTGCCAGCCCTGCAGGCGGCGACCGCCGAGCTGTCGTGGCTGCTGACGCGCGGCTATGCCGAGCGCAGCGCGACCGCATTGGTCGGCGATCGCCACGGCCTCGACAAGCGCCAGCGCGACGCGGTCCGCCGCTGCGCCGCGGGCACGTCGTCGCTCGCGGGCCGTGCCGCCCGCGCGTGCGCGGCCGCGATGCTGCACGGGCACGCGCTCGCGATCGACGGTTTCAACTGCCTCATCACCACCGAGGCCGCGATCGCCGGTGCGCCGATCTTCCGCGGCTGCGACAGCGCCCTGCGGGACATCGCGAGCGTGCACGGCAACTGGCGCGAGGTCGCGTCCACCACCGCGGCGCTCGCCGTGCTCGCCGACGCCCTCGCGGCGCTGCGTCCATCCGAGGTGGTGTGGTATCTCGATCGACCGGTGTCGCGCAGCGCCGAGCTCGGCCGCGAGCTCGAGCGCGTGGCGGCCGAGCGCGCACTGCCGTGGCGGGCGGAGCTGGTGTTCGACCCCGACGGCGTGCTCGCCCGCGGCCACGACGTGGTCGCGAGCGCCGACGCCGGCGTGCTCGATCGTTGCGGCGCGTGGTTCGATCTGGTCTCGTACGCGCTGGCGCTCGCGCAGGTGCCGGCGTGGATCGTCGATCTCGGCGCCGCGTCGGCGTGAGCGCGGCGGCTACGAGCCGGTCTGCGGCATCGAGCGCTTGGCCCAGCGCGCCACCAGGTCGCGGAGGTCGGCCAGCGTGAATGGCTTGGCCAGCGCCTCGCCGCTGTAGCGATCGAGGAAGCCCTTGGCCTTGGGCGTGAATGCGCCGCCGGTCATGAACACGAAGCGCGCGGCCTGCTCGGGCTGACGCAGGCGCACGGTCTCGTAGACGTCGATGCCCGAGACGCCCGGCATCATGATGTCGCACAGCACGAGGTCATAGCGGGTGCGATCGCAGGCCGCGATGGCCTCGGCGCCGCTGTGCACCACGGTGATCTGGTGCCCCGAAAGTGCCTTGCGAACGCTCTCGCCGATCAGCGGCTCGTCGTCGACCACCAGCACGCGGATGCCGGGACCCGCGGGCGACGGCACCGACGTCGACGACTTCGCAGGCGCCTTCACACCGCCGATCGCGGTCGGCAACACCACGCGGAAGGTCGCGCCCTCGCCGGGCCGGCTGGTGACCTCGATGCGACCGCCCAGCGAGCTGATGATGCCGTGGCACACCGATAGCCCCAGCCCAGTGCCTTCGCCCTGCGGCTTGGTGGTGAAGAACGGCTCGAAGATGCGCTCGAGCAGCAGTGGATCGATGCCGATGCCGGTGTCGGTGATCGAGATCGAGACCCAGCCGTTCTCGGGGGTCGCGGTGACGACGGTGATCGAGTGTTCCTCGCCGCCGGCCTCTGGAATCGCCTGCGCTGCGTTCACCAGCAGGTTGACGAACACCTGCGACAGCCGGCCTTCGTGGGCGGTCACCGTCGCCGGCGCGCCGTAGGCCCGCACCAGCCGCGCCCGGTGGCGGATCTGGTTGTCGGCGATGCCGATCGCGGTGTCGAGCACGCGATGCACGTCGCAGGGCCCGGCCTCCTCGTCGCGCTGGCGTGCGAACGAGCGCAGATCGCCGACGATCCGTCGCACTCGCCCAGCGCCGTCGAGGCAACCGTCGACCAGCTCGTTGATGCGCGTGCGCGAGTCGTCGGTCATCTCCGTGCGTGCGAGCGCCTCGACCACGAGCTCGAGGTTCGCCAGCACGTAGGCCAGCGGGTTGTTGATCTCGTGGGCCACGCCGGCCGCGAGCGAGCCGACCGAGGCCAGCCGCTCGGCGCGCTGGAGGTTGGCGCGCAACGACTCGCGCTCGCGCACGTCGCGGGCCGACAACACCGCGAAGGTCTCGCCGTCGAACTGCAGCGCGCTGGCCGAGACCTCGACCGCGACCATGCGCCCCGAGCGGTCGCGCAGCCGGGTGTCGTAGCGCAGGGTCCCGAGCGCCACCAGCCGCCCCAGCCACTCGTTCCAGCCCCGCACGTCGAGGTCGGCGTCGAGCTCGGCCAGCATGCGACCGTCGAGGCTCGACGGCGCGTAGCCCAGCAGCTCGTTGGCGGCCGCGTTGGCGTAGGTGATGGTGCCGCCCGACTCGACCCACAGGATGAGGTCGCCCGCGCGGTCGACCGCGAACTGCGTCATCCGCAGCCGTCGCTCGGCGTTGGTGCGGGCGGTGACGTCCTCGAACATCACGTAGCTGACATCGATGCCCTCGAAGCTCGCGCGCGTGACGGGTATCTGCCGGGCGACGATGCGACGCCCGTCGGGCCGTACGAGGATGATCTCGATCGGCGGCGGCGGTGCGCCCGATCGATCGAAGCGCTGCGAGCGACGCTCCATCACCTCGCGGAACTCCGGCGCGACGAAGTCTTGGACGTTGGCACCGACCAGCTCCTGCCGCGAGAGGCCGAAGATGCGCGCGGCGGCCCCGTTGGCGTACTGGACGATCGAGCCGTGGCGCGCGATGACCCCCAGCGGGCAGCGCTCGATCACGCGACGGAACTCGGCCTGCGTGCGCAGCAGCGCCTCGCGGTCGACGTCGTGCAGGCGCTGCCGCGCGAGCCTGCGCTCGGCGATGCGCACGCGGGTCATCAGCACCGCGGCGTCGACCGGCTTGGCCATGTAGTCGTCGGCGCCGGAGTCGAGCACGCGCTGGAGATCCTCGGGGCGATCGCGGGCGGTCACGACCAGCGTGAACACGCCCTCGCCGCCGGGCTGTGCGCGGATGCGCTGCACCAGCCGCAGGCCGTCGATGCCGGGCAGCAACCAGTCGGCGACGACCAGCGAGAACGGCGTCTGCGCGTGGGCCACCATCGCCACCTCGGCGTCGCCCACGGCCAGCACTTCATGACCCACCGCGGCAAGCTCGCGGCGCATCACCTCACGCTGCAGCGGATCGTCTTCGACGACCAGAATACGCATCGGAATCGATCCCAGCGTAACGCGGTGGCGGAGCCTTGGGCCAGGGCTTCGGCCCGAGCCGGGACCGATTTCTACAGGTCCGCGCGTGCAGGTGCGTTCGAGGGACACCTGCAGCAGCGCACGAGCGGCCCACCACGGGGCCGGCGCTGCGTCACGCGAGGGGCAACCGGCGCGCCCGGCCGAGGGCACCCTCTTCTAGCGATCGAGGCGGGCCCGAACCGCCGCGGCCCAGGCCTCGAGGTTCGACGAGGTCGACTCGGCGAGGGCGGGCGATTGGGTCAGCTCGACCAACCGATCGCGCAGCAGCTCGCACCCGCGACGGATGCGGCTGCGCATGGTGCCCTCGGGCACCTCTAGGATCTCGGCCAGCTCGGGGCCACGCACGCCCTCGAAGTAGTACAGCTCGAGCGCGACCTGCAGATCGATCGGCAGCTTGCGCAGGGCCAGCAGCAGGTGGCGCTGCTGCTCGTCCTTGGCGAGCAGACCGGTCGGCGAGATGCCGAGGTCCTCGCACGAGGTCGCGCCGAGATCGATGATGCCCTCGCGTCCGCGTCGCTCGAGGTGGTTGTAGAGCTTGCTGCGGGCGGCGGTGAACAGATAGGTGCGGAAGCTGGCGTCACCGCGGAAGCGGTCGCGGGCCTGCACGAGCGCGAGGAAGGTCTGCTGGACCAGGTCGTCGGCGGCGTCCTGCACCTTGTTGCGGAAGAACCGGTACAGAGGATCGAAGTAGCGATCGAACAGTTGATTGCCGGCCTTGGCGTCGCCGCCACGCCACTTCTCCAACAGCTCGAAGTCGTCGTTCGTCACGCCGTGCCTGGGCGTAGCGTATCACCGCGACGCGCGGCGCGGGTCAGCCGTCGGTGGTGCCGTCGCCCGCGGCGACCGCGGGCGGCTCTCCCGCGCCCAGGCTCTGCTTGAGCGCGGCCATCAGGTCGATGACCTGCGCCTTGGGGCTGGCCTGCGGCGCCGCGGTGATGTCCTGTCCGTCGACCTTGCGCTGGATCAGCGCCTCGATGCGGGCACGCACCTCGTCGGAGTACTGCTCGGGGCGGAAGTTCTTGCGCGCGCCCTGCTCGACCAGCTTGATCGCGAGGTCGAGCTCGCCGTCGCGCAGGTCGGCCTGCTCGATGCCCACCTCCGACATCTGCCGCACCTCGGCGGGATAGTGGAGCTGCTGCATGATGAGCCCGAGCTTCACCGGCCGCAGGAGCACGAGGTACTGCTTGCCACGCGCGGCGTACTTCGCCAGCGCGACCAGCGAGGTCGCGCGCAACGCCTCGGCGAGCAGCTGGTAGGCCCGCGCGGCGCCCTCCTCGGGCGCGAGGTAGTAGGCCTTGTCGTAGTAGATCGGGTCGACCTCGGAGATGGGCACGAACTCGACGATGTCGATGCCGCCGGTGGCCTGCTCCTCGACCGCGTCGAGCTCGTCGGGGGTGAACACGACGTACTGCCCCTTGGCGAACTCGAAGCCCTTCACGGTCTCGTCGCGCCCGACCACGACGTCGTGCTTGGGGCAGTGGAACTGGTACTTGAGCCGGGTACCGCAGTCCTTGTGGAGGTTGTTGAAGTGGATGCCGTCGGAGGGTGACACCGACGTGAACAGCTTCACTGGGATCGACACCAAGCCGAAGGCGATGGTGCCCGACGAGATCGCACGCGCGGCCATGACCGCTCTACCTTGCGACGCCGCCGCGACGATTGCAAAGCGCTTGCTGCGGGGACTACCCGGGCCGTGCGGCACCGTGGCACACTGGCGTGAGCGCGGCGGCGCGATCACCCGCCGACCGAGGCCCGCTTGGCGCGATCGAGTCGATACGGCCGCCGCAAGGCCCGCCCGGGAGCGCCCGCGCCCGCCGCCGACGCCGGCACACTGACGCGCTACCGCGAGAAGCGCTCGGCCGATCGCACGGCGGAGCCGTTCGGCGGCGTGCCCACGACCTCGCCCGGCGGCCCCAAGCTGTTCGTGATCCAGATGCACGCCGCACGGCGCATGCACTGGGACCTTCGGCTCGAGATGAACGGTGTGCTGCGCTCGTGGGCGGTGCCCCGCGGGCCCTCGCTCGACCCCGACGACAAGCGCATGGCGGTCGAGACCGAGGACCACCCGATCGAGTACGTCGACTTCGAGGGCATCATCCCCGACGGCAACTACGGCGCGGGCGGGATGATCGTGTGGGACCGCGGCATCTACACCGCGCACATCCCCATGGACGAGGGCTACCGCGACGGCAAGCTGCTGTTCGAGCTGCACGGCCACAAACTGCGCGGGGTCTGGACGCTGGTGCGGACTGCCGGCGGCGACGGCAAGCAGTGGCTGCTGATGAAGAAGCCCGACGGCGGCTCGGTGCGCGCCGGCGCCCAGCCGCCCGACGACAGCTCGGTGCTCTCGGGTCTCACGATCGAGCAGCTGCGCGAGGGGTTCGGTCGCACCGCCGAGCTGCGCGCGGCACTGCTCGAGGCCGGCGCGCCACGACGCCGGGTGGTCGTGGCGGCGGTCGAGCCGATGCTGGCGCAGGTCGGTGAGGCCCCGTTTCGTCGCGAGGGCTGGTGGTTCGAGCTCAAGTACGACGGCTACCGCGTGATTGCGGGCGCGACCGAGCACCGCCCCGAGCTGCGCTACCGCAGCGGCTTCGAGGCCACCGCCGCGTTCCCCGAGATCAGCCGCACGCTCGCCGCCCTGCCCTACGAGCACGTGGTGCTCGACGGCGAGGTCGTGGTGCTCGACGACGACGCGCGGCCCAACTTCCAGCGCCTGCAGCGTCGCGCGTTGTTGTTGCGCGCCCGCGACGTCGACCGGGCCATGCGCGAGCACCCGGTGGTGCTGTATGCCTTCGATCTGCTGGGCTTCGAGGATTTCGATCTGCGACCGCTGCCGCTGTCGCTGCGCAAGCAGCTGCTGCAGCGGCTACTTCCCCGCGCGGGTGCGATCCGCTACGCCGATCACGTCGCCACCGAAGGCCTCGCGCTGTGGGCACAGATCGAGGCGCTGGGGCTCGAGGGCGTGGTCGCCAAGCGGGCCGACGCGGCCTACGTCGGCGGCCGCAGCCCGCAGTGGATCAAGCTGCGCACGGAGCACACCGCCGACTTCGTGGTGGTCGGGTTCACGCTGCCCGAGGGCACCCGCACCGGCCTGCGTGCGCTGCATCTGGCGGCCTGGGAGGACGGCGCGTTGATCTACGTCGGCCGCGTCGGCAGCGGCTTCGACGAGGCCGCGCTCGCGGGCCTGCGGGCCGCGCTCGATCGCCGCGTCCGCGACACGCCGGCGTGTGCCGGGCCGATCCCGAGCGGCCACGGGTTCGTGTGGGTGGCGCCCGAGCTGGTCGTCGAGGTCCGCTTCAAGCACCGCACCGACGAGGGTCTGCTGCGACACCCGGTGTTCCTGCGCACGCGGCCCGACAAGCCGGCCGCCGACTGCACGATGCCGACCACCGGCCACGCCGACGCGCCCGGCGAGCCCGCGGCTGCATCCGCACCGACGGACACCACGCCGCTCGACGACGACGGTGACGACGACGACGGTGCACTGGCGCTGGCCGATCGCGAGGCCGCCGCGGCGGCCCCGACTGCCGGCCCGCACCGCGTGGTGGTGTCGAATCCCGACAAGCTGTTCTGGCCCGACGACGGTCTGCGCAAGCAGGACCTGGTGGGGTTCTACCGCGAGGTCGGGCCGTGGCTGCTGCCCTACCTGCGCGACCGGCCGCTCGTGCTCACCCGCTACCCCGATGGCATCGCCGGCAAGTCGTTCTTCCAGAAGAACGCGCCGCCCTACATCCCGTCGTGGTTGCGCACCAAGACCATGTGGAGCGAGCACGCCGAGCGCGAGATCGAGTACTTCGTGTGCGACGAGGTCGATGCGGTCGCGTACGTCGCGAACCTCGCGACCATCCCGCTGCACGTGTGGGGCAGTCGGCTGCAGGATCTGCAGCACCCCGACTGGTGCATCCTCGATCTCGACCCCAAGGGCGCACCGTTCGTCCACGTGGTCCGCATCGCCCGCGAGATCGAGGCGCTGTGCCGCGACATCGAGATGCCGGCGTTCCTCAAGACCAGCGGGTCGACCGGCCTGCACGTGCTGCTACCGCTGGGCCGTCAGTGCACGTTCGAGCAGTGTCGCGCACTGGGCGAGATCCTCGCCCAGGTGGTCGCGCGGCGGCTGCACGACATCGCGACCATCGAGCGGCACGTGCCCTCGCGACGGGGCCGCGTCTACATCGACTTCCTGCAGAACGGCCACGGCCGCCTGTTGGTCGCGCCGCTGTCGCTGCGGCCGCTGCCCCGCGCGCCGGTGTCGACACCGCTGCACTGGCACGAGCTGCGCGACGACCTCGACACCCACGACTTCAACCTCCGCACGGTGCCCGCGCGGCTGGCCGCAGTCGGAGATCCGATGCGCGACGTGCTCACGCTGCGCCCCGACCTGCCGGCCATCCTGCAGCGCCTGCTGGAGCTGACCGAATGAACACCACGCCACTGCGCATCCCCTACAGCGCCCCGAGCGGCGAGCGCGGCGAGGTCTCGGCGCTCGCCAGCGAGGCCGCGCCGGGCACCGCGTCGGTGGGCGCGCTCGCGCTGGCGCACGGGGCCGGGGCCGACATGCACCACCGCTTCATGGTCGCGCTCGCGGAGTCGCTCGCGACCTGCGGCGTGGCCACGCTGCGCTATCAATTCCCCTACACCGAGGCGAAGCGCCGGCGCATCGATGCGCAGCCGCTGCTGCTGGCGTGCGTACGCGCGGCCGCTGCGGCCTGCGCCACCCACTGGCCCGAGCTGGCCTGCTTCGCCGGCGGCAAGTCGATGGGTGGACGCATGACCACCCTGGCGGCCTCGATGTCGCCGCTGCCGGTGGTGGGCCTGGTCGCATTCGGCTTCCCGTTGCATCCGCGTGGGCAGCCCGCCACACACCGGGCGGATCATCTGGCCCAGCTGCCCCATCCGCTGCTGGTGCTGCAGGGCACGCGCGACGAGCTCGGCGAGGTCGCACGGCTCGCGCCCTGCTTGCCCGCGAGCGCGCAGCTGCACGTGGTCGAGCACGCCGATCACGGCTTCGACGTCCTGCGTCGCTCGGGTCGCGACGCGGCCGAGGTGATGGCCGAGCTGGCGCGCACGGTCGCCGATTTCATGCTCGCACACGCGTCGACGCCCGCCGAGCCGCGCGAGCCCCTGGTATAGTCGGCGTCCTCCGCAGTGCGCCCGACGGTGGACGGATGTGGAGTTTCTCGGAAGGACGAGCGATGGCGCAGGGATCCAGAGGCGGCGGCACGGCAGCACCCGATCAGTCGTTCCAGGCGGTGCTCGAGCAGGTCCGCGCGGCCCCCGAGCAGGCCGACGCATGGGCGCAGGCCGAGGAGCTCGCCGATGCGCTGCAGCGGCCCGACGATCTCGCGGCGGTCTACCGCGAGGTGCTCGAGGGCCAGCTCTCGCGTCCGGTCCGCACCGAGCTCGCGCGCCGGGCCGCACGCTTCCACGAGGAGTGGTTCGGCGACGATGCCGATGCGATGAGCGTGCTGTTCACGCGCATCGTCGAGCTGGATCCGGAGGCCGACTGGGCGCTGCAGCGGCTGGTGGTGGTGCTGACCGTGGCCGAGCGGTGGGACGCATTGCTCGACGTCTACGACCGCGCACTCGCCCACGCCCCCAACGCGCAGCGGCGCAAGCAGCTGCTCGACGAGGCCGCACACATCGCCAAGGACTTCGCGGCCGACCCCAACCGCGCGGTCGACTACCTGCAGCTGCAGCTGGAGTTCGAGCCCAACAACCTCGCCGTCGTCGCCGGCATCGAGCGCCTGCTCGAGCGTCAGCGCCGCTGGGAGGACCTCATCGAGATGTGGCA encodes:
- a CDS encoding DUF434 domain-containing protein, which gives rise to MARGAHPEDPALFGAAALPALQAATAELSWLLTRGYAERSATALVGDRHGLDKRQRDAVRRCAAGTSSLAGRAARACAAAMLHGHALAIDGFNCLITTEAAIAGAPIFRGCDSALRDIASVHGNWREVASTTAALAVLADALAALRPSEVVWYLDRPVSRSAELGRELERVAAERALPWRAELVFDPDGVLARGHDVVASADAGVLDRCGAWFDLVSYALALAQVPAWIVDLGAASA
- a CDS encoding response regulator, coding for MRILVVEDDPLQREVMRRELAAVGHEVLAVGDAEVAMVAHAQTPFSLVVADWLLPGIDGLRLVQRIRAQPGGEGVFTLVVTARDRPEDLQRVLDSGADDYMAKPVDAAVLMTRVRIAERRLARQRLHDVDREALLRTQAEFRRVIERCPLGVIARHGSIVQYANGAAARIFGLSRQELVGANVQDFVAPEFREVMERRSQRFDRSGAPPPPIEIILVRPDGRRIVARQIPVTRASFEGIDVSYVMFEDVTARTNAERRLRMTQFAVDRAGDLILWVESGGTITYANAAANELLGYAPSSLDGRMLAELDADLDVRGWNEWLGRLVALGTLRYDTRLRDRSGRMVAVEVSASALQFDGETFAVLSARDVRERESLRANLQRAERLASVGSLAAGVAHEINNPLAYVLANLELVVEALARTEMTDDSRTRINELVDGCLDGAGRVRRIVGDLRSFARQRDEEAGPCDVHRVLDTAIGIADNQIRHRARLVRAYGAPATVTAHEGRLSQVFVNLLVNAAQAIPEAGGEEHSITVVTATPENGWVSISITDTGIGIDPLLLERIFEPFFTTKPQGEGTGLGLSVCHGIISSLGGRIEVTSRPGEGATFRVVLPTAIGGVKAPAKSSTSVPSPAGPGIRVLVVDDEPLIGESVRKALSGHQITVVHSGAEAIAACDRTRYDLVLCDIMMPGVSGIDVYETVRLRQPEQAARFVFMTGGAFTPKAKGFLDRYSGEALAKPFTLADLRDLVARWAKRSMPQTGS
- a CDS encoding sigma-70 family RNA polymerase sigma factor gives rise to the protein MTNDDFELLEKWRGGDAKAGNQLFDRYFDPLYRFFRNKVQDAADDLVQQTFLALVQARDRFRGDASFRTYLFTAARSKLYNHLERRGREGIIDLGATSCEDLGISPTGLLAKDEQQRHLLLALRKLPIDLQVALELYYFEGVRGPELAEILEVPEGTMRSRIRRGCELLRDRLVELTQSPALAESTSSNLEAWAAAVRARLDR
- a CDS encoding Ku protein produces the protein MAARAISSGTIAFGLVSIPVKLFTSVSPSDGIHFNNLHKDCGTRLKYQFHCPKHDVVVGRDETVKGFEFAKGQYVVFTPDELDAVEEQATGGIDIVEFVPISEVDPIYYDKAYYLAPEEGAARAYQLLAEALRATSLVALAKYAARGKQYLVLLRPVKLGLIMQQLHYPAEVRQMSEVGIEQADLRDGELDLAIKLVEQGARKNFRPEQYSDEVRARIEALIQRKVDGQDITAAPQASPKAQVIDLMAALKQSLGAGEPPAVAAGDGTTDG